From the genome of Lytechinus pictus isolate F3 Inbred chromosome 4, Lp3.0, whole genome shotgun sequence:
atttcatttcaaaatgttatattatattttgctttactttgtaactttgttgaaattttggaatgaataaattcgttgtcaatcaatcaatcaaaattacaatatttcatatttcatataataaaataccaaaaaaaagtgagtgatgtcgtcagttccctcatttgcatactgacctggatgtgcatatagctattttgctattttcacaactttcttattttacatcagattttgatgaaatgttcagtgttgtgcttgtttgatttttctgtttttattcaaatcaaccttttgatggggtggacttgtcctttaatgaactTTCGTTTTGGACGATGAATACTTCTGTGACAGTTGAAAACTTATGAATGTGTCGTTGGATAAATTTTTTCGTCCTGCGAATAAAGTATTTCGATTTTTAGGACGAAGAGGTACTCTCCTTACTTATACTGAAAAGAATCGCGTGACcaatttgaccttggtcatgttgtCGTTGTCACCACAACGCTAGCTACCACAACCCGAAAGCAGTCGTAAAAATTGAAGGACCGACGAGACCTCAGAATTGAATGGTTCAATAGTCAATTTCTTAGTCACAAAAGCATCCGTTGACCGATCGGGAAGCTTCAAAGACATGACGGTGATGAATCAATGGGTTTCTAGTATCCGATACAGACATCTCTGGCCCCAGATCCGGGTTTGTGTCCTGAAATTGGCGGAGAAATcatgagagagatagagaaatttcagaaattcaGAACCATCATGACCACGCCAGGAATAACAACGCCAGGAACTTAATTGACATCACTTTTTAAATTGTCGGAATATatccattaatcattattaaacCTTTATatcaaatcaatcacaaaataaCCCTGACTGTGTAATCACGAGGAATATACGACGTTATTAAAAGAATGTGGTGGGCATTGCTCATGGACATATACAGTtcttattcaaattaaattattttaaaactgACATTCTGAATTACCCTCTTATGTATCGACTGGACAAGttgtaatacatattttaaagaaattataattaAGATTATTATTGGTTAAGGAACCGATATAAAGGCCCCGACATATAACTTATAGAACTTGCAAGAACACCCCTATCACCCTCAGTGAAGGTCATACATtggttaaagggatgctccgggctgaaaatatttccatctaaataaatagaataaaattcacaaagcaaaatgctgacaatttgatcaaaatcggataacaaataacgaagttatcgaattctaaatatttgcattattcccgTGAAACTGTTCTAGGCATGTCATCATGATTAGTTGGGCTGAtggtgtcatatccccacttgttcttttgtattgtattatatgaaattaagacaactgattaagtgcattagttatttattgccgcaatttatttcatcataacggaGACCTCCATttacaaatgtatgaaaaaatgaaacatttaagatttcatgtaataacttaagaaaaaagaaagtggggatgtgatatcatcagcccacctaatgaatatttaagacaatgtgcatataactgttttcacaaaatattgataaactttaaaattcaataacttcgttatttgttacccgattttgatgaaattttcagcatttttctttgtgaattttactctatttattgagttataaatattttcagcccggaccatccctttaatgatcCTTTATACATGCAGACGATTTGGCACAATAAAGTGCCTATTTTGTCCGCCTTCCTGTACTGTTACACTCAATCTCCCGTTCAATCTCTTTGAACATTAGCCTTAATTCATTAGCTATTCCCTCACTCTGAAATATGTGCATGGTATTTATAACATTTGACAATGAAGTATTTAAAAGGGAAGAATCAGCTTGCCAGAAAACGACTGCATTGAAGTTCAGATTGCATGCGACTTACCATGTACAGTCTTGAGTTTCGTGCAGATTTCGTCATAAGTATAGGCGTTCCAACCAGACGTCCAAATGCATCGTTCCACCAGGTCAAAAACTCTGTGTTGTCCTTTCGGGTCATCATACCGGCTCCATCCAGGTAGCAATTATTCGCGAAGTCGTTTGGCGTGAGGCGCTGGAATCCGGCTTCGAGTTGGGGCAGCTTAATAGCAAAGGCTACATCGACCTTGATGGTATTGAAAAGCGAAAATGAAAAGTTGTTAAGATCATTTGtggtgtgtgagtgtgtgccccggcgtgtgtgtgtatgttcTAGTCAAGGTATCGGTTGTATTAGAGTGATTCACTCTGATTCTTTTATAAGCGGCAATCAAAACTAtcggggaaatgtgactgcagcattggGGAGTACTGTTTGTACTAATAATTTGTTGTCCTTACCTGGCCATTCGTTAATGCTTGAATCAGTTCGAGTCCAGTAGAAAAATGATGAATGCGATCAGATGGGACACTAGCACCCTATGacacgagaaaaaaagaaagaaggtaaCAGTTACCATCCAAACAACCAAACGTAACTTAAAGTGTAAAATATTTGATCTTGTCAACTGAATTTATCAGgcttaaatgaaagaaaaatccaatGAGAGGATCGATCTGGgaggaaagagtaaaatgagggGTTCAATATACAAATAGTTTCATCAAAACCAGTTATAAAATAAGAGAGGATCCTTAACTTGGCAAACGTGCTTAAAAACGGCTGATTATGTGAAAGACTCtccttttgttttgtacacaaatcagGGGTGGCGGAAGGGGGAGGGCAGGGGCCACTcgcccctcccaaaaaaaaatccccatagGAAAATGCTCTtctttcaaaatggaaagtgtcttctttaaaaatgaattgcCCTTTTTAAgttaaacataatacattttaggttagaaaatcgCAAATACTTTTgccttgcgcttcgcgctcgcatcaattattgtttagtaaggtactcGTTGACTTCCTGGTTAcgaaaaatgcttagaatatctaGTTTTCAGTTTGAAATATCACAAACTTTGAGCCCGCGCTTGCACctgcattattcgattggtgagatgtgtatCCTTCGCATGAGTCACTAAAATAATGCAGTCCTTACCaagttccttttctggtcagtatatgcAGATATGAAATCATATCTAGGGTTCATAATCAatctaaccatgaaaaaaaatagggaTCCCCGTTCTTTCTGatgagctacagtgaattttatgtAAGCATATTTTTGCCATTTATGACCTATTGTGAGAGATTGCACGCGCGCGTGTTGCAAACTGTATGGACGCGCATTCTCTTATTATCATTTGTAAAAGGTTGAAccaggtatcaaattgctcaaaatttaaTGGGCATTGATATACTGACATAACAAATACGACTTTATGCTGCATTATGATGTTACGCGaaaacttaataataataataatgataataaagaaaattctgacgaaattaaggATTGAAGAAAATCCATCATAGATAAAGACCGACTGAAGATACAGTAAAATTCACTTTcaattattaagaaaaaaagaaatttcactgattttttaaattcataaaattctaataatttttctaaatacctttgatgaattttcttcaaaccttcaccgatatttttttctttattctgctatttttacaattaactttttgtcagggtaaacttccccttttaGATGTCGACTGTGCATCCAATACGCTATAACCTCAATGCACGCGCGTCAATACAGTGCAATTACTCTCGTATTAATACAATACATCACCATGTATATATACAAGGAAATCAAAAGCAGATACCTCTTCTCCCACGGAACTCTCGGACGATAATAGACCTTTACGAGTACCTTTACGAGTACCTTTTTACGAATACCTACCATTCTAAGGATCCGCATTGGACCATATTGCCAACTAAGTAGCTTTGACGAATTTGATTACAATGGTATGCTTTACTATTCTTGAataagttttaatttttttttacttttaattcATATGGACTCTATTACACATTTGATAAAAATGCTTCATGAGGGTAATTATTCGTCCAActaacattgggcatttcttttggcatttttatttatccagtgtgatgaaaattttgcccattctaaagtaattgctgcgtATTTTTTAACCTTGCTTGACAAtttgcttcccgcattgggtaaaatactgccccaactTGGTTGGACACCTATAATTAATCTCGTGCTGGTtaaattttactcaatatttttttttacagtgatgGGTGCGAACTGAAGTCCGGGGTATGtttttaattaaattgtccTCTTTTCAAGGGATGACATTGGTACTGCCAATCGTTCAGACATACATGTTTTATCACAACATGGCAAATTTACTATGAAGATCCTAATTTACGTCGATTCAATCATTATTcaattatcactatcatcaatcTAAAATAATAATGTGAAAAGTGATCCCTTTTCATTCAGTTCTGTTTATTTaatcaatatcaaataaattttactgcagatttgaaataaaaatggtaaACTTATTAAAGGACAAACCTATCAACTTTACAAGGCTCACTCATCACATCAGGATTTCGTACATTAGTCTCAAATttagttttaggtcacattCTTAAGACCCTTTTAATTTACGTTATACAGTAATTTCAATGTCATATACTTCTTTACTCGCTTCGCTTGCACTTATAtcaaggggaatccaaccttggTAGAGAAGaaaccaacaaaatgttgaaagtTCAAACGAAATTGGACAAGAAATAAGAATAATAGTCGACTGGTTGTACATGTAAGATATTAGATTACCATGTAAACTTCAAAATGGCAATTTGGTGGTAAATTTTAACAAGAGGTAGGAATAACGTTCCCATAGCCTGTGTACTTCAGGGACTTTTCGTTTTCTCATAAGCAAACATCCCGATGGGGGTCTTGATCAAACAGTATCACAGACATCATTTTATCTAAATCATCATGGAAGATAGATGTTTTATGGCGTaaaccttttgaaaaaaaatattgtcattattttctttagcAATTTTTTGTATTGGAACAAAAGAAATTAAGAGTAGTCCTTATCCCATTTCACCATGACATCACcaatgtggccaatttgaagtctccagaTATATAGGGACTTAAAATTTGTACAACTTTTGTAAATTCACACTTTCACTTACCGCTTTGTCTTATTGTTCTTAAtcttctaaatacatctttccATTTCCCTTTGATATCCGAGCTACTCAGTGGTCATCATACTCAAAATttaaataagaattttttttattaattagtAGGCCTAATCTATGtaatattcattatcattattgttgatTATACTTGCTTATAGCGCTCATTACTTACTTTTTAGGAAGTTTCTAAGGGCtctaaaataaataatgcagcAGAATCACAAAGGCCTTTGCAAAGCAGAgcgtttgaaaatattaattcatgtCACCAACGTCCCAATGTATCTCACCTGACATTGAGTAAAGCAAAGTGGATATATCTTTTGCTGAAGGAACTTTATGTGGTGTGTACTTTTGAAGCGTTATTTTACCCTGAGGTTaagtttattttgatgaatgtaaaaaaaaagatgtggaAAAATATTAGAGAAAGTTCGATGAAAATTCGTCgaagaatgaaataattacGACTTTTTAggttttttaatttgtgacgtcatatgcgagcagctcctCCGTTGTCATGTAATAAACTTCCTTaaattcgtttttttttgtttaaagaacATGATGAATGTGAATATTCTGATCATCACTTGACCAAAATTATCCATTGTGAAAATAACGAATTTTTATCGCTCGGACTCGCTCCTCGCATACAAATAATTTATACTCATTTTTCAGAACTGATGCCGCAGTCCCGAAACCACTTTCAATTTTTCGGAACAGGCGAaatttcttcccccccccccattcgcaTTACCATCCGATTGCATCAATCCACCCCAATGCAATATCTTTGTTAACAAGAAGTTTGAAAATTCATTGGTATATCGACCAATTACTGATTTTCTACTAAAATTTCATATTaggttttttctattttctactCGAAGTGTGTCGACATTTTAAAGGTACAAACTGGATTCTTCCTCCTCTGGTGGTTGCTTCACGGTGAGtatacttctttttttaatctgccatcctcataatcataatcacaaGGAAGACGGTTGTATTATTGTATGTGGATTTTGAAAGatacttttttatatatttcttttacatattaatatttttcatgacaAACTGATTTTTGG
Proteins encoded in this window:
- the LOC129259592 gene encoding uncharacterized protein LOC129259592, with translation MPKEMPNGASVPSDRIHHFSTGLELIQALTNGQVDVAFAIKLPQLEAGFQRLTPNDFANNCYLDGAGMMTRKDNTEFLTWWNDAFGRLVGTPILMTKSARNSRLYMDTNPDLGPEMSVSDTRNPLIHHRHVFEASRSVNGCFCD